A region from the Microcoleus sp. FACHB-672 genome encodes:
- the coaD gene encoding pantetheine-phosphate adenylyltransferase: MIAIYPGSFDPITLGHLDIIERGCRLFELVIVAVVRNPNKTPLFTANERINQIRASTGHLSNLEVDSFEGLTVHYAKMRQALVLLRGLRVLSDFEMELQMALTNKTLSDEIETVFLATSKEYSFLSSSVVKEIARFGGSVDHLVPKHVALDISRCYARTHPGSIPTAQNSTLRMNHSRVDQEG; encoded by the coding sequence GTGATCGCAATCTATCCTGGTAGCTTCGATCCGATAACTCTGGGTCACCTCGACATCATCGAGCGAGGCTGTAGGCTCTTTGAGCTTGTGATCGTGGCGGTGGTACGCAATCCCAACAAAACCCCCCTATTTACTGCAAACGAGCGCATCAACCAGATTCGCGCTTCTACTGGACATTTGTCAAACCTTGAAGTGGATAGCTTTGAGGGACTAACGGTGCACTATGCCAAAATGCGACAAGCCCTAGTCTTGCTTCGGGGGTTGCGTGTCCTCTCAGACTTTGAGATGGAACTGCAAATGGCGCTCACCAATAAAACCCTCTCAGATGAAATTGAAACAGTTTTTCTAGCCACTTCCAAGGAGTACAGTTTTTTAAGTAGTAGTGTAGTGAAAGAGATCGCCAGGTTCGGTGGCTCTGTCGATCACCTTGTTCCTAAACACGTCGCCCTAGATATTTCCAGATGCTACGCCAGGACACATCCCGGATCAATACCGACCGCACAGAACTCAACCCTCAGGATGAATCACTCCAGGGTGGATCAGGAGGGATAG
- a CDS encoding GNAT family N-acetyltransferase, with the protein MGFWKNLFSSSDASSAPNKGPSEEYPFGAGDSFTQTLRDSSPEMLRERAGSNVRIYFSTDRDIDLYELEELCDAVGWSRRPLRKVKKAIQHSFLVVSMWEQRGTQRRLIGFARATSDHAFNATLWDVVVHPDYQSKGLGKALMKYLIKKLRSEDISNITLFADPHVVDFYRNLGFMPDPEGIKGMFWYPD; encoded by the coding sequence ATGGGTTTTTGGAAAAACTTGTTTAGCAGTTCTGACGCCTCTTCGGCTCCTAATAAAGGCCCAAGTGAAGAATATCCTTTTGGTGCCGGCGATTCTTTTACCCAGACGCTGCGCGATTCTTCTCCGGAGATGCTACGCGAACGTGCCGGTTCTAATGTTCGGATTTATTTCAGTACAGATCGGGACATTGACCTCTACGAACTTGAAGAACTCTGCGATGCCGTCGGTTGGTCTCGACGTCCGCTCCGCAAGGTCAAAAAAGCCATTCAGCACAGTTTTCTCGTCGTTTCGATGTGGGAGCAGCGAGGAACCCAGCGCCGTCTTATAGGCTTTGCCCGCGCCACCTCAGACCATGCGTTTAATGCCACACTCTGGGATGTGGTGGTTCACCCAGATTACCAAAGCAAGGGATTGGGTAAGGCACTGATGAAGTACCTGATCAAAAAACTTCGCAGTGAAGATATCAGCAACATCACCCTCTTCGCTGATCCTCATGTTGTGGATTTTTACCGAAATCTTGGCTTTATGCCCGATCCAGAGGGCATCAAAGGAATGTTTTGGTATCCAGATTAG